CACAGAAAGTGGGGATCAGGGAATGCAGAAGCAGTGAGTCCTGGGGAGATGGCAGTGTAGGAAGCTAAAGATAATATATAAAAAGGAAGGGACTGAGAAAAGAAGCTCAAGTATTTGTTGTGGCAGATTATATTACTTTgtagtgaaaatattttttggaaTGTAGCTTACATTTCCtttctgatatttattttcagcttccaGTCACCTCTTTGTTTTGATCTTAATACTTTGGAAGTTTTGTAGGAGTTTCCTGAATTGTGGCAACTCTAATTCAACAGTGAATGGCATAGGCTGGcagtgatttccttttttttaaatggttttaagGAAGAATTAAAGCACTGCTCCTCAGATAATTGGCCTTTTGATGTCTATGTTGAAATGACAAATCAGCAAGTCAATATTTAAATACTGCAATTcactatttaattttctttggtaATTCTCTTTTGTTTATAGCTTCGTGATTCTACAGAGCAGTTTCAGGAATATTACAGACAAAGACTGCGTTATCAGCAACACTTAGAACAGAAGGAGCAGCAAAGACAGTTGTACCAGCAAATGTTGTTGGAAGGAGGTGTAAATCAAGAAGATGGAGCTGACCAGCAACAGAATCTTACTGAACAGTTTCTTAACAGGTTGGGGGAGTTGTTAATTCTCCCTTCACCCATTCCTATCACTCCTAAAACTCTCACAATAACCTGATTtagtggtttgtttgtttttgctttttttccccttgtcatTTGTTATTAGATCTATCCAGAAACTAGGAGAATTAAATATAGGTATTGACAGTCTTGGAAATGATGTACAAACGCTAAGCCAACAGTGTAATGGGAGCAAAGGGAATGCACCAACCAATCCAGCAAGCAACTTTACATCCCCACCTTCAGATGCTAGCCAGAGGATAACAACTGATAGCCCAAATCTTAACACAAGCACTCCTCGAAAGCGTGGATCACTTAATCAGATTCCCTTTCCTGAAGAGTCACCTGTACAGGGGAATCAAATGTAAGTTACTGGAGGCTGTTCAGAACTGAGATATCCTTCTGTTAGCACTGTGGGAGTAGCTGATTGTATTTCATCTTAGTTATCAAATTAATTTGTCATTGAATGTATTTAGCTCATGATCAATTTCCTATATATTTTTATAGGGgttataaaatctttttttgatAGGACACGTTAAAAATAGTGGTTATTTGTTATAGTTGACCTTTAATgcttattttttacttcagacTTTTTATTCCATCTTACATGTATAgttcttgtttgctttgtgtTCTGTTAAGTATTCAAATGTTCTTTTATGAAATACAAATTGGAGAGAGGGGCAAGGGCAGAGTGGTAACTGAATTTCTTCTGTTAACTAACAGTAGTGTGGGCCTTAAAGCAACAACAATTTTTCCATGTGTGTCTGTATATCTGTATTTACATGTGTCATGGGatgaaaacagatatttttaactTGCATTCATTTGTTCAGTGCCTGAAGTTGCTGCAAAAATGGCAATTCCTTATAAAACAGTAGTGTGATAAAGAATCAGACACATATAGCACTTGACTGTATGAATTAATGTTTTGAGAATAACTGAAACAAATCTGtgcctgctcttctccttttctgccttgTGAATTTAAACTCTTCACCAAATCAAAATAGTGCATCAGAACATGCTGTCACTCAGCCACAGTTGGAAGATTCCTCAGGGAATTTAAGTAGGACAAGAGGTGATGAGGTGAGTCATTGTCCTTTACAATGTATGTTTTTGCAAGATGCAGTGTTTAATGCTGAGTGTGTGACACTTCTCATTGTTAATAGACATTTAGAATAAAGTTTGGTTGATTCAGTAGcgatagaatcatagaaccattgACACTGGAAGGGACATCTGGGGACAGAATCCAAATCCATGGTTCACAGAAAGGTCAATGAGAGCAGGTTGATTGGGGCTGGGTCCAATTGGGTTTTCAGAATCTCCAAaaatggagactccacagcctctgtgGACAGCCTGTTCTAACGACCctcacagtttttttttaaatgacaaaagtttaaatggaatttcctgtACTTCAGTTTGTCAATTGTCTCTTGCCATTTCACTGGATACCACCAAGAAGAGTCTTGTTCCATCTTCTTTACTCTTCTTGTTAGGTATTTATATACACTGAGATTTACATAGACACCTCCACACACcctgaaatgcttttcttatCTCAAGGCCAAACAGTCCTAGTTCTCTCACCTTTTCCTTGTACAACAGAGATTCCAATGGGATATCTTTTACAACcattgctttgtgttttccaggctgAGAATTTGATAGTTGGACTCCAGGCATGATGGGCTGACTTTAGGGAAATAACGTTACAATAAATACATTCCAAAATGTATTCAtcagataaataaaaacaattttataaGGGAGTCATTAATGTCAGGAAGATGATGTAATAAAATTTAGCATAATTTAATAACCTGGTATTATCCGCAGGGTGAAAAGCTGATTCTTATGTTTAGTATTATATTTGATCTATGAACTGTGTTTATGGCTTCTACTGTTTTAAGTTTAAATGCAGCTTTGTTCCCTTTGCAAATTTCACACAGATCAAGTGTGTTTACACAGAAGTAAACTGTAATACCATGACTCTGAGATGGGCTGTTTAGTAGAACAAAAGCTGTTGGAGCCAGGAGGTAGAGTGAGAAATATTAATCTAATGCTAGCTGTAGAAGTGAGTTGAAGAAAAGAACTTCCCGAAGTATTCTGTTCCCTTGATCTGGAGTGGACATTGTTTTTCAAGTTGTAATTTGTAAATCTGCTGCTACTTTGGTGCAGTAGTTTTACATTATTCTTCAGAACAGTGACATCTCTTCTAAATGCTCAGTTTTATACTGAAGAAACTCTTATCCTTCTGTACAGGATGACAAATCAAAAAAGCAGTTCATTTGCATTAATACTCTAGAAGACACCCAAGCCGTCAGAGCTGTAGCCTTTCATCCCAGCGGGAGTTTATATGCTGTTGGCTCCAACTCTAAAACTTTGAGAGTGTGTGCCTATCCAGAAGTAATTGACCCAAGGTAAGAAAGCTtgtctgaatttccttttttgtatCATAGCACTTCTTCCTCCTGTAACTACTGATATCTATACATTTAATACctttattttgttctattttgttCTTGTAAATAGTGCAATGCTCTCATAGACACCTGAActaccaaacaaaaataacttgtTTGTggggtacttttttttttttttttttttttttttttttttttttttttttttgctgtcttccaCTTCTGGCAAGTTGCATTGCCACAAGCCACAATGTTCCACATAGGAATGTGACTTTTGACTCAGCAGGTCAGCTCTTCTGTGTTTGCTGTGATGGCTTCTGGTTTTGGTATTCCAGCTGTAACAGCAGGAGAAAGCATGTGTCAGTTTCCCAGCCAGCACAAGTTTGACTTCATATGAGATGCAGTTTTCTGCAAGAGGACAGACTTAGCAGTAGAGAAATATCTTCTCCAACGTTTACAGTAAAATTTGCCAAAGTATGTCTGTTAGCCCACTATTACTATAAATATTGTTTTCCTGATACTTTGGTTCCTTGACAGGAAAACTACTATTTGTAGCTTACTGTGCATCTTGTCTTTGTTTTCACAcacccctttttcttttttttttttcttttttttttttaataggaggGGAAATGTTCGTGGTTTTTTTACATCTGGATGTAAATATTCCCATCTCAATAACTATTgccttctctctgcttcagttACATTATTTTCTTGGACCAGGAAGAAAGCGCAGGCATCTAAAACTTTAAAACTTCAGAAGGAGCTCTTGGTACAGGACTTTATCTGGGACATCTTTTCAGTTTAGGACTCATGTTCAGGCTTCCAGAGTGTTCAAAAAGtaatctgttatttttaattttcctccttAAATATAGTCAGTGAGGTAGCCTTTGAAGTTGAATTACGTAATATTTATTGGCAATCTATGAAACAAAAAGTAGCTGATTTCTCTGACACCCAATGCAAGCAGACTTTCCGGGCTTGAGGCCTGAACAACATGCTCTTGATTTGTAAACaatacaaaacattttcagtggAACAGACACTTCTTTTTTACTAACAGTAGTCTGCCATGTGTAAAGCTGATGTAGTTTGAGATAAAAGAATGTATGGTATGTTTGGATGGCTGTGACATACTTGCCATATATAGTGGTGAATGtgtcctgcacaggctgctgtaTTACATTTTATAGTAGATAAGTGAAGCTTTAAGAGTCACCTTATTCAATAAGAATAACTAACACACAGCTTATAATGAGGAACatgtgtgatttttctttcatttttggcacatttttattgttatttatttagagGCCTAAGAGGAGACAGTACTTGACTGAGGGCAGGGTTTTTCTATGTCTTCCCATGAAGTCAATGGAAGCATTTTTCTTGATCTTCTTTAAGTGCTTGAGTCCCTCTTAACACTGATAACAAGGATGGcatagaaaactattttttggCTAAAACAGAAAGCCGCAGGGGTTATTGTTGCACTTCTGTCAGGCACAACAATAGCTTCAAGCACAAGTCCCAGTCATATAATTATGGTGTTATATATACTAAACACAATCCCTATTTAGGGGTTATGTCTGGTGGGTGGGAAGCTGGCAGAGAAACACCTTCCTGCACACATGCACCCAGGTTAGACAGGattctgctttgttctttcAGGAATTGGTATCTTCCAACCTGCAGCCTGATGGTTTAGTTCCAGACCCAGCCTTTAGCCATGCTAGCTGCCCTGGCTGCTATCAGAGATAGTGTGTGCCTTCTGAGCTTTCTTGGCTACTGCAGCTTTACTAAACTTAAGCATGTTCAAAAAGTGGCTTCAGGATTGAGATGTTGAAATATGTATGATGTAGAGAAAAATCTTGCCAATTTAGGCCTCTGGGGATAAAGTTTCACTGTACGTAACTAATAATGACTGTATTTCATCTGTATCAACCCTTTATAGATGAGGGAGCTGTGTGAATTCTTTTGCATGTCCAATGGCAGATACAATgggaacatgaggaaaaaaatgagaaaatagaaTGGAGAAGATACTTTTGTCTTAGATTACATGTGTATGCTTCAATGCTAGCAGTCATAAGTATTTCATGTTAccaaaaataatagtaaaacagtattttcattttaggaTACATTGTTTCCTtacaaataaaagtaaaatgtatatttccttttttttttcctcagtactTATAATGCTCCTAAGCAACCTATAGTTCGCTTCAAAAGGAACAAACATCATAAAGGATCAATCTACTGTGTAGCCTGGAGTCCCTGTGGACAGCTGTTAGCTACTGGTTCTAATGATAAATATGTGAAAGTACTGCCTTTTAATGCAGAAACTTGTAATGCAACAGGtagtgtgtgtgtttgtttagtttaaataatttatttccatttatttgtcCAATATATTTGGCAAAACCATTCAAATTATATTGTTTATGtagttaatattttttgttgttgttattttttattataataaattgATTATCTTagtctcttttccctttcagcaTCACTGTAGTCTCTGTCCAGCAAAAAGCCACCAAGGGTTAGGGtttatcttctgttttgtttgtttggattttggttttgtattgcAAGACTCTCTCTGGTATTGTACTGCCCAACTCTAGTTCTTAACTCTCAATAGGAATTTATTTCTACTTCCAGTTCCTTTTTCTCACCTGGTTCTGTCATCTTCTCCCCCATCTTAGAAAGCTTTTCTCCTAGCACGTGTTGTTTTCCATGCCCAACCCTCCAATATGCTGAATGTGGCTCTCTTTTGTTTTGAACTTGGGATGCTTCGTCCTGTGTGGTTCAGTGTTCTCAATGATCTTTCCCTCCTGGCAGAGAAAGCCTTTTTAgtttataaaaagaaacaaatgtatttcataAACATTTTGGCTGGAATGGGCCATGGGGATGGATGGTCTATGTGTCTCTTGCACACATTATGAACTGTAGGAAGGCTAAGcaacatttaataaaaatgagatTCTTACAAATTTTATTTGAGCTGTAGTAACTGAAACAGTGTCTTGTATGGGAAGTGCAAAACAACATTTATACTTGGTTGTATACCTGCCTTTTCCTAAAATTCTCTGCTTTATCACTTTGTAATGGTAACTTTGTTGCTGCTTTAGAGATTGCAGGACTAATGGTGATAAATGATGTATGCCTCATGTTGTTCCTCAACTGTTTTAAACATTATCTTAGGACCAGATTTGGAGTTCAGCATGCATGATGGGACAATCAGAGACCTTGCTTTTATGGAAGGCCCAGAAAGTGGTGGTGCTATTTTAAtaagtgctggagcaggggactGCAATATTTATACAACAGATTGTCAGCGAGGACAAGGCCTGCATGCTCTAAGTGGTCACACTGGTATGTATGTTCTTGCCTCTCTCTTGCACTCCTGAAGTTTTTGGCttttggggtatttttaatgtctttgtggttttcttcctaGCAGgactttttctctctgaatttctCAGGATTTGGGTGGggggtgtttgtttttaaatacattggTTGTTAATTTAATGCATCATTCTCTGGAATGAAGTATGAAAAGTTGGGTACCTTGCACTGCTGGCATTTTAGATCATGCAAGATGCAGGTTTTCCACAAGACTGTTAAATCTCTAAACatgaaaatacagttaaaaCTGTAATATTTCGTTATTTGATTAATGATCTTTAATCAAATTAAGAAGTCTTCTTGTTCACAGGTCACATTTTAGCACTTTATACATGGAGTGGCTGGATGATTGCCTCTGGATCCCAGGACAAAACTGTAAGATTCTGGGATTTGAGAGTGCCAAGCTGTGTACGTGTTGTGGGAACAGCATTTCATGGAACAGGTAAGACTTGCTATCCTACTTCTAACCATTCTTGCATAAAAATGTAGTTTAAAGATGCCTAGTATAGAGTGAATGTAAGGGGGAGGTATGTCACAGAGTGGAGGCTTGGCTTGGAAAGAGAAGTTGTAAGGGTATCTTtaccagcattttattttgtggtggtttgtttggttttgtgtttgtttggggggttttgttggtttttaataAGTAACATTTGGCTAGATTCaccttgtcatttttttctagCAGACACTTTCATGtacctaaaaataaagcaagataCTGTTTCAGAATAAAAGGGATGTGAAGGAAAAGACACTTCTGCAGGTCATCAACATACTTTATAGATACCTGCAAAAGGATTCTTGAGAACCACTTGAGTTcagatttatttcttgaaactttttttcaggGCAATAAATTGGAATTGGGGTAAATTTCTTGCATTGTTCTACATTGTTTCATAACAAGTGACTTCCTTTCCTGTGATGAAACCCATACTTTTTCTCATCAGGTTCTGGTACCATCCCTGCTTAACTTACAGCTTCAGAGTTTTAAGGGCTAAGACATGAAATTTTTCTTACTGTAAGATAAAAATAGCTGTGTTCACCTCAATTTTAAGGCCAGCATTTGGTATTCTTATATGAtgtgtggcttttgtttttgttttttgttttttaaagttggCTGTTTGCAGAAATGTACATAAATGTAATGTGTGCTTGTTgggatttattttctcctgtagGAAGTGCTGTAGCCTCAGTAGCTGTTGATCCAAGTGGTCGTCTCCTGGCTACAGGACAAGAGGACTCCAGCTGCATGCTGTATGACATCCGGGGAGGCCGGATGGTGCAGAGCTATCACCCTCATTCCAGTGATGTTCGGTCTGTTCGCTTCTCTCCTGGGGCACACTACTTGCTCACAGGATCATATGATATGAAAATAAAGGTGACAGACTTGCAAGGTAACATATTTCAAAGGATACTAGGTTAATTTTCAGTTTGGTGTGTTTAATATCAAATTTGTAATAGAACTTCATTCAAAAATCAGGTTTTTGTTTAAAACGGAGAAAATAGTAGAGCTTTAAAGGGTTTGAAATTCATATAACCTTGATTGTTTCTGTTCACAATTACCCAGCTGTGTTAAGAATATTGGCTATGAACTCAATCTTGTTGGGGGAGAATGGCCAGGTTATGATACAAGAATTAACACCATTGCCTGATGAAATGACCATTGCTTCCAGGAAGCATTCAGAAAACTGaccccttaaaaaaatatagtaattGTGCCGCTTGTTTTTATTGGGAAGAGTTAAGAAGAGAGAAGGTATTGGGTGTATCTAATCAATTAGATTTTCTTGGACCATTATGTTTTAATCACATTGTTTAATAATTCTGAATATCTGTATTGTAAAGTTACACTATCCAGTATAACCAAAGCACATCATGGGCTTTGTGTTATGCTCTGTATGTGTTTGAGAGATGGTGGTGGTGTGTCAAGTATGATTCATAAATTGAAATACaatgtattaaaacaaaaccaacagcaaaaaaaaaaaaaagctgggatATAAAGTCATGAATGACTAATGATTTATATTGTTCTCCTTTAGGGGACCTCACAAAGCAGCTGCCTCTTATGGTGGTAGGAGAGCACAAGGACAAAGTTATTCAGTGCAGATGGCATACACAAGATCTTTCCTTCTTGTCATCTTCTGCAGACAGAACTGTAACCCTCTGGACCTACAATGGCTAGAATGCAGACAAAGGCAACCTATGCAGCTAAAGCACAGAGACCTGAGACTACAGAACTGTAAAAACTAATCATTAGGCATTGAGAGAGCAGCTGTCGGGCAGGAGAATGTCATATCAAGAGGAGGGGTACTTGTCACagattttttctggtttctagGAGGTCTTGGTGTTCTtagtaaattattttgcagtgcTTTCAGTCTTCCATGTGAACTCATGCTGCTGTGACCTGTTGTAGTCTTGTTGCCAAAGTCTGAGGAGAACTCTTATGTTGTTGATGTGCACTCCAAGTAACATGAATGATGTGTTTACAGTTTGGTATTAATTGCATTCCTTGATCTTTGCCTCAATAAGAATTTTATATAGAAGCTTAAGTTGAACAACATTTTTATCAAACCTCTATGTAACTAGTTACACACATGTACATAGAAGATAAATTGCTTCCCActgttttttcagatttcttaatCACTTCTCAGTGAGAGGTCAAATTTTAACATCTCCAGTTTCAATTTTTTAGTAATAAATTCTGAACTTTAAAGGTGACTAGGCAGAAACTACATCTTGATTATGGGCTGTTATTATAATGTGGagttttttctttgcatctAAACTGGGGGAAATGTTGCTGTTTTTACTACATGACACTGTTTTGAACAAACTAACATGTTGGAATAGAGAGAcatgagacttttttttttcctctagaaacAGACTATTTTACTTTTTGAGTGCAACAGAATACCTCTGTGTATAATGTACTGTAGAAAAGGGTGAATTGGCAGCAGGGTGTCACAGTAAGCTTAATGGCTATCAGTTTTTCAAGTAAAAGGGATACCATTAATGCTGTAAGAGAAACCAGCATGGCTTAAAATGCTATGTCTGCATGATAATTTAAGAATTAAATTGTTTAAATTCCCAGTTCAGAAGCTtatctgaattttatttcttgcacTGTTTATGTATGGGAAATTTCAGGTTTATTTCTACAAGACTTTAGATTCTAATGTTTATGTATTGTTATTTTCATATTGTACAGTTccttttacttttaaaaatataaacctTAAACATtaggttatttatttatttgaactGCAGTTAGGTTTGGGATTCTTTTGGTTTCTAAGTTATATGTGCACTGTAGCAAGCATTTCTAATTATCGTATAAAAGTAGAAAGGTAACTACAGAAGTGTATCTGTGCTATAATCTCAATAAAGACCTCCAACACCTGCAGCTGTCTCATTCCTTACTTTGGATTCTCAGTTGATATTTCCTCCATGTAACTCTTGTTTCTGAAACCCTACATCAAGACCTGCTGTGCTACCAGAGCTATGGAAGGCTTTAGACCTTTGCTGTTTCCCAGTACCTGACTCTGCAGTGCAGTGAGTAATATACAGTAGCAAAGAgctgaaaatctgtttcttttcctctattGGCCAGGTAGGGTAAGGTCCTAATGCTGCTTTGGTGGAAAATAGGACTTGTGTTTTGGTCCTTCAGGTGTGAATTTGAGGTCAAATCTGGAAGACTATTTTTAATTGCCagtacaaatatttaaatatttattgtattaaattaattttctcaagCTTGTGTCTGTGTTACAGAGAAGATACGGTTTTATGTGTGTCGCTC
The sequence above is drawn from the Calypte anna isolate BGI_N300 chromosome 8, bCalAnn1_v1.p, whole genome shotgun sequence genome and encodes:
- the WDR47 gene encoding WD repeat-containing protein 47 isoform X3, producing the protein MEKFDKKRFRYIIMKQKFLEALCVNNAMSAEDEPQHLEFTMREAVQCLHALEEYCPSKEDYSKLCLLLTLPRLTNHAEFKDWNPSTARVHCFEEACVMVAEFIPADRKLSEAGFKASNNRLFQLVMKGLLYECCVEFCQSKATGEEITESEVLLGIDLLCGNGCDDLDLSLLSWLQNLPATVFSCAFEQKMLNIHVDKLLKPTKAAYADLLTPLISKLSPYPSSPMRRPQSADAYMTRSLNPALDGLSCGLTNHDKRVTDLGTKTSPMSHSFANFHYPGVQNLSRSLMLENTECHSIFEESPERSDTPVEPQHPISSETLCQSSVQENEPLNGAQSQGTAKQEKNELRDSTEQFQEYYRQRLRYQQHLEQKEQQRQLYQQMLLEGGVNQEDGADQQQNLTEQFLNRSIQKLGELNIGIDSLGNDVQTLSQQCNGSKGNAPTNPASNFTSPPSDASQRITTDSPNLNTSTPRKRGSLNQIPFPEESPVQGNQIASEHAVTQPQLEDSSGNLSRTRGDEDDKSKKQFICINTLEDTQAVRAVAFHPSGSLYAVGSNSKTLRVCAYPEVIDPSTYNAPKQPIVRFKRNKHHKGSIYCVAWSPCGQLLATGSNDKYVKVLPFNAETCNATGPDLEFSMHDGTIRDLAFMEGPESGGAILISAGAGDCNIYTTDCQRGQGLHALSGHTGHILALYTWSGWMIASGSQDKTVRFWDLRVPSCVRVVGTAFHGTGSAVASVAVDPSGRLLATGQEDSSCMLYDIRGGRMVQSYHPHSSDVRSVRFSPGAHYLLTGSYDMKIKVTDLQGDLTKQLPLMVVGEHKDKVIQCRWHTQDLSFLSSSADRTVTLWTYNG
- the WDR47 gene encoding WD repeat-containing protein 47 isoform X1 gives rise to the protein MTAEETVNVKEAEIIKLILDFLNSRKLHISMLALEKESGVINGLFSDDMLFLRQLILDGQWDEVLQFIQPLECMEKFDKKRFRYIIMKQKFLEALCVNNAMSAEDEPQHLEFTMREAVQCLHALEEYCPSKEDYSKLCLLLTLPRLTNHAEFKDWNPSTARVHCFEEACVMVAEFIPADRKLSEAGFKASNNRLFQLVMKGLLYECCVEFCQSKATGEEITESEVLLGIDLLCGNGCDDLDLSLLSWLQNLPATVFSCAFEQKMLNIHVDKLLKPTKAAYADLLTPLISKLSPYPSSPMRRPQSADAYMTRSLNPALDGLSCGLTNHDKRVTDLGTKTSPMSHSFANFHYPGVQNLSRSLMLENTECHSIFEESPERSDTPVEPQHPISSETLCQSSVQENEPLNGAQSQGTAKQEKNELRDSTEQFQEYYRQRLRYQQHLEQKEQQRQLYQQMLLEGGVNQEDGADQQQNLTEQFLNRSIQKLGELNIGIDSLGNDVQTLSQQCNGSKGNAPTNPASNFTSPPSDASQRITTDSPNLNTSTPRKRGSLNQIPFPEESPVQGNQIASEHAVTQPQLEDSSGNLSRTRGDEDDKSKKQFICINTLEDTQAVRAVAFHPSGSLYAVGSNSKTLRVCAYPEVIDPSTYNAPKQPIVRFKRNKHHKGSIYCVAWSPCGQLLATGSNDKYVKVLPFNAETCNATGPDLEFSMHDGTIRDLAFMEGPESGGAILISAGAGDCNIYTTDCQRGQGLHALSGHTGHILALYTWSGWMIASGSQDKTVRFWDLRVPSCVRVVGTAFHGTGSAVASVAVDPSGRLLATGQEDSSCMLYDIRGGRMVQSYHPHSSDVRSVRFSPGAHYLLTGSYDMKIKVTDLQGDLTKQLPLMVVGEHKDKVIQCRWHTQDLSFLSSSADRTVTLWTYNG
- the WDR47 gene encoding WD repeat-containing protein 47 isoform X2; translated protein: MTAEETVNVKEAEIIKLILDFLNSRKLHISMLALEKESGVINGLFSDDMLFLRQLILDGQWDEVLQFIQPLECMEKFDKKRFRYIIMKQKFLEALCVNNAMSAEDEPQHLEFTMREAVQCLHALEEYCPSKEDYSKLCLLLTLPRLTNHAEFKDWNPSTARVHCFEEACVMVAEFIPADRKLSEAGFKASNNRLFQLVMKGLLYECCVEFCQSKATGEEITESEVLLGIDLLCGNGCDDLDLSLLSWLQNLPATVFSCAFEQKMLNIHVDKLLKPTKAAYADLLTPLISKLSPYPSSPMRRPQSADAYMTRSLNPALDGLSCGLTNHDKRVTDLGTKTSPMSHSFANFHYPGVQNLSRSLMLENTECHSIFEESPERDTPVEPQHPISSETLCQSSVQENEPLNGAQSQGTAKQEKNELRDSTEQFQEYYRQRLRYQQHLEQKEQQRQLYQQMLLEGGVNQEDGADQQQNLTEQFLNRSIQKLGELNIGIDSLGNDVQTLSQQCNGSKGNAPTNPASNFTSPPSDASQRITTDSPNLNTSTPRKRGSLNQIPFPEESPVQGNQIASEHAVTQPQLEDSSGNLSRTRGDEDDKSKKQFICINTLEDTQAVRAVAFHPSGSLYAVGSNSKTLRVCAYPEVIDPSTYNAPKQPIVRFKRNKHHKGSIYCVAWSPCGQLLATGSNDKYVKVLPFNAETCNATGPDLEFSMHDGTIRDLAFMEGPESGGAILISAGAGDCNIYTTDCQRGQGLHALSGHTGHILALYTWSGWMIASGSQDKTVRFWDLRVPSCVRVVGTAFHGTGSAVASVAVDPSGRLLATGQEDSSCMLYDIRGGRMVQSYHPHSSDVRSVRFSPGAHYLLTGSYDMKIKVTDLQGDLTKQLPLMVVGEHKDKVIQCRWHTQDLSFLSSSADRTVTLWTYNG